One segment of Fervidobacterium sp. DNA contains the following:
- a CDS encoding FGGY-family carbohydrate kinase — MINELKGGRRLSILAIDCGTQSLRAIIFSQKGEILAFQRFEFEPYYSLQIGWAEQSPDVFWNALCRATNMLSHKYPEIFKTIEALSLTTQRATIVVVDKEGKPLRDAFIWLDEREAKGKPNLTFLEHIAFSLTGMKQAAYMAWRRSKANYLKQNELELWKKVHKYLLLSGYLTYKLVGDFVDSKASQVGYIPFDYRKREWISNSKHFKWRLFGVEREKLPNLVEPTNILGYITKQASEQTGLKQGLPVIAAGADKQCETLAVGCISPEIASISLGTTATIQTTVDQYIEPIPFMPSYPSVLPGRYNPEIGVFRGYWLISWFKKEIAHAETKEAQKLGLTVEALLNQRLKSIPIGSEGLMLQPTWTAGLDKPFSRGAIIGFSDKHTRIHIYRAIIEGINYALFEGLENIQRKTKVRVKKIGLSGGGSNSDEIAQITADMFGIPTYKVQTNETSALGAAIAGFVGLGCYSSFEEAITNMVHTTKTFYPNYENHHIYKEYYDKIYKRIWNSLGHLYQKIDSIMKKVNE, encoded by the coding sequence TTGATAAATGAATTAAAAGGAGGAAGGCGACTGAGTATATTAGCTATAGATTGTGGAACACAAAGTCTACGTGCAATTATATTTTCACAAAAGGGTGAAATTTTAGCATTTCAAAGATTCGAATTTGAACCCTACTATTCATTGCAAATTGGCTGGGCAGAACAGTCACCGGATGTATTTTGGAACGCTCTTTGTCGGGCAACAAATATGTTATCGCACAAATATCCGGAAATTTTCAAAACAATTGAAGCTCTAAGTTTGACAACTCAACGAGCAACAATTGTTGTTGTGGATAAGGAAGGTAAACCATTAAGAGATGCTTTCATTTGGCTTGATGAAAGAGAAGCCAAAGGTAAACCCAATCTGACTTTTCTCGAACACATAGCATTTTCACTAACTGGAATGAAACAAGCGGCGTACATGGCATGGCGAAGAAGTAAGGCTAATTACTTAAAACAAAATGAGTTAGAACTATGGAAGAAAGTGCATAAGTACCTGTTACTATCGGGTTATCTTACATACAAACTTGTAGGTGACTTTGTTGACTCAAAAGCTTCTCAAGTAGGTTATATACCGTTTGACTACAGGAAGAGAGAATGGATAAGCAATTCAAAACACTTCAAATGGCGACTTTTCGGGGTCGAAAGGGAGAAACTTCCAAATCTTGTTGAGCCAACTAATATCTTAGGATACATTACCAAACAAGCGTCTGAACAAACAGGACTGAAACAAGGATTGCCAGTCATTGCAGCTGGAGCTGACAAACAATGTGAAACACTTGCGGTTGGGTGCATATCACCGGAGATTGCAAGCATAAGCCTTGGCACGACGGCTACGATACAAACAACTGTTGACCAATACATAGAACCCATACCGTTTATGCCATCTTATCCGTCTGTATTACCAGGAAGATATAACCCAGAAATAGGTGTGTTTAGGGGATATTGGTTAATTTCTTGGTTTAAGAAAGAAATTGCGCATGCTGAAACGAAAGAAGCTCAAAAACTAGGGCTTACTGTGGAAGCGTTACTGAATCAAAGATTGAAAAGCATACCTATTGGAAGTGAAGGGCTGATGTTACAACCAACATGGACGGCGGGACTCGATAAGCCATTTTCGAGAGGTGCGATTATCGGATTTTCCGACAAACACACCAGGATCCACATTTATAGAGCTATTATAGAAGGTATAAATTATGCGCTTTTTGAGGGTTTGGAAAACATTCAAAGAAAGACAAAAGTAAGAGTGAAGAAGATAGGTCTTTCAGGTGGAGGATCAAACAGCGACGAGATAGCTCAAATAACAGCAGATATGTTTGGGATCCCAACATACAAAGTTCAAACAAACGAGACATCTGCACTCGGCGCAGCTATCGCTGGATTTGTAGGATTGGGTTGCTATAGCTCTTTTGAAGAAGCCATCACAAATATGGTCCACACTACCAAGACATTCTATCCCAATTATGAAAATCACCACATTTATAAAGAATACTACGACAAAATATACAAAAGAATCTGGAATTCTCTCGGACATTTGTATCAGAAAATAGATTCAATAATGAAAAAGGTTAACGAATAA
- a CDS encoding S8 family peptidase translates to MKRLSTFILLSVATLFVLYSCTNSFEPKMFEPKERFEVFDKIGTSGTEGDYVPGEYVVQLETSENNIKALMSIPDVQVVRTHSFSDIQIVTVKTEKPELLYGLPGVKSVDKNYIYKALATPNDTYYRYQWHYVNIKLPQAWDIMKAANVVVAVIDTGVSFTHPDLQGIFVTGRDFVDGDNNPTDPALDASHGTHCIGTIAALTNNSLGVAGVNWGGYGIKIMPIRVLGADGSGTLDNVAAGIRWAADNGAKIISMSLGGSGAQVLMDAVKYAYSKNITMVCAAGNENRSSLSYPAAYVETIAVGATRYDNKRAPYSNYNYTTYYDPYRKMNVTHYLDIVAPGGDTSVDQNGDGYADGVLSTTWTPTNKDTYMFMQGTSMATPHVAAVAAMLYARGYTTPESIRSRLIQTAYKIPGYTYSSGWNKYVGYGLIDAYKALAY, encoded by the coding sequence ATGAAAAGGCTTTCAACGTTTATTTTACTGAGTGTTGCCACGTTATTTGTACTGTACAGTTGTACAAATTCCTTTGAACCCAAGATGTTTGAGCCAAAAGAAAGATTCGAAGTTTTTGACAAGATTGGAACTTCTGGAACCGAAGGAGATTATGTACCCGGAGAATATGTCGTGCAACTTGAAACTTCAGAAAACAACATCAAAGCATTAATGAGTATACCTGATGTTCAAGTCGTAAGAACGCACAGTTTTTCCGATATTCAGATAGTGACTGTTAAAACAGAAAAACCAGAACTTCTTTATGGTTTACCCGGAGTCAAATCCGTTGACAAAAATTACATTTACAAAGCTTTAGCAACACCAAACGATACATACTATAGATATCAATGGCACTATGTGAACATTAAATTGCCACAAGCTTGGGATATAATGAAAGCTGCAAACGTAGTCGTCGCTGTTATAGATACAGGTGTTAGCTTTACACACCCAGATTTACAAGGAATTTTTGTAACTGGTAGAGATTTTGTAGATGGTGACAACAATCCTACCGATCCTGCCCTAGATGCAAGTCATGGTACACACTGTATAGGGACCATCGCAGCACTTACAAACAACAGCCTTGGAGTAGCTGGTGTGAATTGGGGTGGTTACGGTATAAAAATTATGCCAATAAGAGTGTTGGGCGCTGATGGATCTGGTACGCTTGATAATGTTGCAGCTGGTATCAGGTGGGCAGCAGACAACGGCGCAAAAATAATCAGCATGAGTCTTGGCGGAAGTGGTGCGCAGGTACTTATGGATGCAGTAAAATATGCATACTCAAAGAATATTACAATGGTTTGTGCAGCTGGAAACGAAAACAGATCTTCTTTATCTTATCCGGCAGCATACGTTGAAACAATAGCAGTTGGTGCGACAAGGTACGATAACAAACGTGCTCCATATTCAAACTATAATTATACGACATATTATGATCCATATCGAAAAATGAACGTTACTCATTATCTTGATATAGTAGCACCAGGTGGCGATACAAGTGTTGACCAAAATGGCGATGGCTATGCCGATGGCGTATTAAGTACTACGTGGACACCTACAAATAAGGATACTTACATGTTCATGCAAGGCACTTCAATGGCAACTCCACACGTAGCAGCTGTCGCTGCTATGTTATATGCAAGAGGTTACACTACACCCGAATCAATCAGATCAAGATTAATCCAGACTGCTTATAAAATACCCGGCTACACCTATTCATCTGGTTGGAACAAATATGTTGGTTATGGATTAATAGATGCATACAAGGCTCTTGCATACTGA
- a CDS encoding DUF3783 domain-containing protein — protein sequence MEKKVVLLHNFEEQDILRVMKLLKEAFNEEIIFATTTPTSLKWTVETLLMELNKEHEEFKKLKE from the coding sequence ATGGAGAAAAAGGTAGTTTTATTGCATAACTTTGAAGAACAAGACATCCTGAGAGTTATGAAACTACTCAAAGAGGCATTTAATGAAGAGATAATATTTGCAACTACCACACCCACCAGCCTTAAATGGACTGTAGAGACATTATTAATGGAACTCAACAAAGAACACGAAGAATTCAAAAAGCTAAAAGAATGA
- a CDS encoding MFS transporter gives MKSLVRSRTLTILFFIVLADMIGFGLVIPLLPYYAKQFHASDFIIGLLSMVYPLGQVFAAPLIGRLSDKFGRKIALILSVGGTFFSLLLLGFAKSLVLIFTSRLVDGLTGGNITVAQSYISDFTDEKSRSKGLGIIGAAFGLGFILGPALGGFLSRWGLSVPAFFAAGLSFVNLMNIIFLLPDSKPSLNPKQVSYTFEELKKTFSQKTVLNLLLTKFFYSLGFTMFESSFALFSMRRFNLAISQTSFILTYLGIIIVTVQGFLVGKISKKFTEYKLVKFLFPISTVLLSIYSFSRNIPTLLIILTPLSISSALVGVSLTSLSTKVVSKDRLGGTLGIFNSVDSLTRIFSPLFGAIVIQFFGPNYLGIVIGTFLAIGYLVFSFKFSSNFVKSKEIVPESN, from the coding sequence ATGAAAAGTTTAGTTCGTAGCAGAACCTTAACTATACTTTTTTTCATTGTTCTTGCCGATATGATCGGCTTTGGGCTTGTAATACCTCTATTGCCATATTACGCGAAACAATTTCACGCAAGTGATTTTATAATAGGTCTTTTGTCGATGGTTTATCCACTTGGTCAAGTTTTTGCTGCACCTTTGATTGGTAGATTATCCGATAAATTTGGCAGAAAGATAGCACTTATTTTAAGTGTGGGAGGAACCTTTTTCTCACTTTTGCTTTTAGGATTTGCGAAGTCTTTAGTTTTAATATTTACTTCGCGGCTTGTCGATGGTTTAACTGGTGGAAATATAACAGTTGCTCAATCTTATATAAGTGATTTTACGGACGAAAAATCACGCTCCAAAGGTCTTGGGATAATTGGTGCAGCCTTTGGCTTAGGATTTATACTCGGTCCTGCCTTAGGTGGGTTTTTAAGCAGATGGGGATTATCTGTACCAGCGTTTTTTGCAGCTGGATTATCTTTTGTAAATCTTATGAACATAATCTTCTTGCTTCCAGATTCAAAACCATCACTTAACCCAAAACAAGTGTCATATACATTTGAAGAACTGAAAAAAACATTTTCACAAAAAACTGTTTTAAATTTGCTTTTAACAAAGTTTTTTTATTCCTTGGGTTTTACGATGTTTGAATCTTCCTTTGCGCTTTTTTCAATGCGAAGATTTAACCTTGCTATTTCTCAAACAAGCTTTATCTTGACTTATTTAGGTATTATAATCGTGACTGTGCAAGGTTTTTTGGTTGGAAAAATCAGTAAAAAGTTTACTGAATACAAATTAGTAAAATTTTTATTTCCTATATCTACAGTATTATTAAGTATTTACTCTTTCTCAAGAAATATACCAACTTTATTGATTATTTTAACACCACTTTCAATTTCTTCTGCTTTAGTTGGTGTTTCATTAACCTCTCTTTCCACAAAGGTAGTTTCTAAAGATCGATTGGGTGGAACACTTGGAATATTTAACTCAGTTGATAGTTTAACCAGAATATTCAGTCCTTTGTTTGGTGCAATCGTTATACAATTTTTTGGTCCGAATTATTTGGGAATAGTCATAGGTACTTTTTTAGCTATAGGTTATTTAGTATTTTCTTTCAAATTCAGTAGTAACTTTGTTAAAAGTAAAGAAATTGTGCCGGAGTCAAATTAA
- a CDS encoding glycosyltransferase — MILNVLVLTVSAIISFIYLRYATINKLKDSGKRVLNNWKVSVIIPARNEEKNIGKILSLLKNQSFPAHEIIVVDDNSSDKTSEIASNFNDVKLVKLTDNPPKGWIGKSWAIWNGYLNSSGDILLFMDADVEPTEKTLEILIGEYEKYGGLISVWPYQRFERFYEHLNLTFNLIVVYASNMFGFPTKKPSGVFGPIILTSRKDYEYTGGHESVKDSVLEDIKLGKLYIGKGIKVTNLIGNGIVKFRMYPGGIKQLFEGFSKNMSSGAMSGGILNFASAFLWISGYYSSFSNFSFPIWYSIARYLIFSLLVYLMTKPIGDYKWYDALLYPAHFIFFLIVFFYSLYRTIVVRKVVWRGREIDV; from the coding sequence ATGATATTAAACGTTCTTGTTTTAACTGTTTCAGCTATCATTTCTTTCATTTATCTTAGATATGCAACAATCAATAAATTGAAAGATAGTGGAAAAAGAGTACTAAACAACTGGAAAGTATCTGTGATTATCCCTGCAAGGAATGAAGAGAAAAATATTGGTAAGATTTTATCTTTGTTGAAAAACCAAAGTTTTCCAGCTCATGAAATAATCGTAGTAGATGATAATTCTTCAGACAAAACTTCAGAAATAGCAAGTAATTTTAATGACGTCAAGTTGGTAAAATTAACAGATAATCCTCCCAAAGGTTGGATTGGCAAATCATGGGCTATATGGAATGGGTATTTGAATTCTTCCGGTGATATATTACTTTTCATGGATGCTGACGTAGAACCAACGGAAAAGACACTCGAGATTTTAATTGGTGAGTACGAAAAATATGGAGGATTGATTTCAGTTTGGCCTTATCAAAGATTTGAAAGATTCTACGAACATTTAAACTTGACCTTTAACCTTATTGTCGTTTACGCAAGCAATATGTTTGGTTTTCCCACAAAGAAACCTTCGGGTGTATTTGGACCGATTATCTTAACTTCCAGAAAAGACTATGAATACACAGGTGGCCATGAAAGTGTTAAAGATTCTGTTTTGGAAGATATAAAACTTGGAAAACTGTACATTGGCAAGGGCATTAAGGTAACAAACTTAATAGGTAACGGAATAGTAAAATTTCGTATGTATCCGGGGGGTATAAAACAACTCTTTGAAGGTTTTTCTAAGAATATGTCTTCAGGTGCGATGAGCGGTGGAATATTGAATTTCGCCTCGGCTTTTCTATGGATCTCAGGTTATTACTCCTCATTCTCGAATTTCTCTTTCCCAATTTGGTATTCAATTGCAAGATATTTAATTTTTTCGTTACTGGTGTATTTAATGACAAAACCTATTGGCGACTATAAATGGTACGATGCACTCTTGTATCCTGCACACTTTATTTTTTTCCTAATTGTTTTCTTTTATTCTTTGTATAGAACCATTGTTGTTAGAAAAGTGGTTTGGAGGGGGCGAGAGATTGATGTCTGA
- a CDS encoding glycerol-3-phosphate acyltransferase — MSEWLFYTLLILSQFLSGSIMYSVILARIRGVDLRKIRDGNPGSSNLWRVAGLKWGFTALALDYFKGVFPTAIFAWKDSVNELNSCMIAIAALFGVLGHAFSPFLKFKGGKAIATTFGAWSVLTKWEAPTLLGAVFTIFSIINKLKGKQKTTPEEDALRVLVGFLVLFIYTMWKVLSGRFDLLVLYLGNLAIIVFKHKTEMKKFITLRRRINES; from the coding sequence ATGTCTGAATGGTTGTTTTACACTTTACTTATACTATCTCAATTCTTATCAGGTTCGATTATGTACTCTGTCATCTTGGCGAGGATACGAGGTGTTGATCTAAGAAAGATTAGAGATGGTAATCCCGGCTCCAGTAATTTATGGAGAGTCGCAGGACTCAAATGGGGATTCACCGCACTCGCACTTGATTACTTCAAAGGAGTGTTTCCCACAGCAATTTTTGCTTGGAAAGATTCAGTCAACGAGTTGAATTCCTGTATGATAGCTATCGCAGCACTCTTTGGTGTACTTGGTCATGCATTTTCTCCGTTTCTGAAGTTTAAAGGAGGAAAAGCCATAGCAACTACATTCGGTGCTTGGTCTGTTCTAACCAAGTGGGAGGCCCCTACCTTGCTTGGAGCTGTATTTACTATTTTTTCTATTATCAACAAGCTTAAAGGCAAGCAAAAAACAACCCCAGAAGAGGATGCATTAAGAGTTCTTGTTGGATTTTTAGTCCTTTTCATATACACGATGTGGAAAGTTTTAAGTGGTAGATTTGATTTATTAGTACTGTATCTCGGTAACCTCGCGATAATAGTCTTTAAACACAAAACAGAAATGAAAAAATTTATAACTTTAAGGAGGCGAATTAATGAAAGTTAA
- a CDS encoding isoprenylcysteine carboxylmethyltransferase family protein, with amino-acid sequence MRAVFWVVVILWWSIDFYVLVLKKNGYHKILERKSKFIITFLIFLGIILALIPSDFRESWKTREFGIFQVIGTIILAIGVVIRFLSIMTLGRHFTPDIGIVEDKKLVTNGLYSKIRHPSYTGEIVAFLGLALVFQHIPSSIFVFVFPAIAFVYRAFLEEKKLIEEFGEEYLQYRKRTRMFI; translated from the coding sequence ATGAGAGCAGTATTTTGGGTGGTGGTAATACTTTGGTGGAGCATAGACTTTTACGTTCTCGTGCTTAAAAAGAACGGGTACCATAAAATTCTTGAAAGAAAAAGTAAGTTTATAATAACATTTCTGATTTTTCTTGGTATTATTTTAGCACTTATTCCTTCAGATTTTAGGGAAAGCTGGAAGACAAGAGAATTCGGAATTTTTCAAGTCATTGGTACTATAATCCTTGCAATAGGTGTTGTAATACGTTTCTTATCTATCATGACGCTTGGTAGACATTTTACACCAGATATAGGCATTGTCGAAGATAAGAAACTTGTGACAAATGGGTTATACAGTAAAATACGACATCCAAGTTACACAGGTGAAATAGTGGCTTTCCTGGGTCTTGCATTAGTTTTTCAACATATTCCGTCTTCGATTTTTGTCTTTGTATTTCCCGCTATCGCATTTGTTTATCGGGCATTTTTGGAGGAAAAGAAACTCATAGAAGAGTTCGGAGAGGAATATCTACAGTATAGGAAGAGAACAAGAATGTTTATTTAA
- a CDS encoding aromatic ring-hydroxylating dioxygenase subunit alpha — translation MIKNQWYVVLSSKQVKKGKLIGITRFGEKMALWRDFNGKVHCISDICCHRGASISHGRLINNGERIMCPFHGFEYDPTGRVKIIPANGRIAPVPENFKVRSYKTYEHANFIWLWYGDEEPKTDPKFFDDITDDLSYYEFWETWNVHYSRAIENQLDPVHVPFVHYNTIGRGNRTVVDGPLVKWIDDTLFYFYVFNRVDDGTPAKKAEEISVNEKSKVYLEFKFPNVWQNHIDERIRIIAAFAPVDEQHTTIYLRFYVGLTKIRLIDKIIAFLGTPFNKKVLHQDKRVVETQVPKKSELKMGENLIPGDAPILEYRKKREKLKNKF, via the coding sequence GTGATAAAAAACCAGTGGTATGTAGTTTTATCATCAAAACAAGTTAAAAAGGGGAAATTGATTGGTATTACTCGTTTTGGTGAAAAAATGGCACTTTGGAGAGATTTTAACGGAAAAGTCCATTGCATTTCGGATATATGTTGCCATAGGGGGGCTTCTATATCCCACGGAAGACTCATTAATAATGGAGAAAGAATCATGTGCCCATTCCATGGTTTTGAGTATGACCCAACAGGACGTGTGAAAATAATCCCTGCAAACGGTAGAATTGCACCAGTTCCGGAAAATTTCAAAGTTCGTAGCTATAAAACATACGAACATGCAAACTTTATCTGGCTATGGTATGGTGATGAGGAACCAAAAACTGATCCGAAGTTTTTTGATGATATAACAGACGATTTGTCATACTATGAGTTTTGGGAAACGTGGAATGTACATTATTCAAGAGCAATTGAAAACCAACTTGATCCTGTACACGTTCCTTTTGTACATTACAATACCATAGGGAGGGGCAATAGAACAGTTGTTGATGGTCCTCTTGTCAAATGGATTGATGACACTTTGTTTTACTTTTACGTATTCAACAGAGTAGACGATGGAACACCGGCAAAGAAAGCCGAAGAAATTAGCGTCAATGAAAAGAGCAAAGTGTATCTCGAATTTAAATTTCCAAACGTATGGCAAAATCACATCGATGAAAGAATAAGAATTATCGCTGCATTTGCACCTGTAGATGAACAACACACAACTATATACCTGAGATTTTATGTAGGTCTTACAAAAATAAGACTAATCGACAAAATAATTGCATTTTTGGGAACGCCTTTCAACAAGAAGGTCTTACACCAAGACAAAAGAGTCGTTGAAACCCAGGTTCCGAAGAAAAGTGAACTAAAAATGGGAGAAAATCTCATACCGGGTGACGCACCCATATTAGAATACAGAAAAAAGAGAGAGAAATTGAAAAATAAATTCTAA
- a CDS encoding GntR family transcriptional regulator, producing MIEKIPDNMFCNNFKKVDKHSGVPAYLQIVNQIKTKIMTGQLSKGMQLPPVRELQNIFDVNVNTILKALERLKFEGIVEARQGIGYFISENIPVQEMVIESIKKLVRSLKDKNIDLYTTIALIEEVWRNE from the coding sequence ATGATAGAGAAGATACCTGATAACATGTTTTGTAACAACTTTAAGAAAGTTGATAAACACAGTGGGGTACCTGCGTATCTTCAGATAGTTAATCAGATAAAAACAAAAATAATGACAGGTCAGTTGAGTAAAGGTATGCAATTACCACCTGTAAGAGAACTTCAAAATATATTTGATGTAAATGTAAATACTATTCTTAAAGCACTCGAAAGGCTTAAGTTTGAAGGGATTGTTGAAGCAAGACAAGGTATTGGATACTTTATTTCGGAGAACATACCTGTTCAGGAAATGGTGATTGAGAGTATTAAAAAGCTTGTTAGATCCTTAAAAGACAAAAATATAGATCTTTATACAACAATAGCACTTATTGAGGAGGTGTGGCGAAATGAGTAA
- a CDS encoding ABC transporter ATP-binding protein encodes MDTNYIIEEDENVLEVRNLSKRFTNKQVLSDISFCVRKGSIFALIGPNGAGKTTTIKCILDVISKDSGEVVIFGEHFKPYVKKEIAVVSEDRRVLRNFTANDYEKLWASLYKNWNKRTFDVLMSRYSFNLAQKVDEYSIGMKTLFFVILAISSGSSLLILDEPTQHLDPTIRFEIMDLIKNAAKEGRTILVSSHEIFELEEYATDFAIIKSGVVIYTDSLDEAKEKHRVIGRGENFMAGEIIGLLGDELLVRLNENTINVGRYPKFNDIVVGYLNSKVL; translated from the coding sequence ATGGATACGAATTATATAATTGAAGAAGACGAAAATGTACTTGAGGTTCGAAACCTTTCGAAAAGGTTTACAAACAAACAAGTGTTAAGCGATATATCTTTCTGTGTGAGAAAGGGAAGCATATTTGCGCTAATAGGACCAAACGGTGCTGGAAAAACAACAACAATAAAGTGTATACTCGATGTAATTTCAAAAGACAGTGGGGAAGTTGTTATATTTGGTGAGCACTTTAAACCGTATGTAAAAAAAGAAATAGCCGTTGTCTCCGAAGATAGAAGGGTCCTTAGAAATTTTACAGCGAATGATTATGAAAAGTTATGGGCTTCACTTTACAAAAATTGGAATAAACGAACTTTCGACGTACTGATGAGTAGATACAGTTTTAACTTAGCTCAAAAAGTTGACGAATATTCAATAGGTATGAAAACACTATTTTTTGTAATCTTGGCAATATCTTCTGGTTCAAGCTTACTAATTTTAGACGAACCTACACAACATTTGGATCCAACCATTCGATTTGAAATCATGGATTTAATTAAAAATGCTGCTAAGGAAGGTAGAACAATCCTTGTATCTTCACATGAAATATTTGAGCTTGAAGAGTACGCAACAGATTTTGCTATTATAAAATCGGGTGTGGTAATTTATACAGATTCTCTAGACGAAGCAAAGGAAAAACACAGAGTTATAGGTAGAGGTGAAAATTTTATGGCTGGGGAGATCATAGGCTTATTAGGCGACGAACTACTTGTAAGATTGAATGAGAATACTATAAACGTTGGAAGATATCCTAAGTTTAACGATATAGTGGTTGGTTATTTGAACTCAAAAGTTTTGTAA
- a CDS encoding nitroreductase family protein produces MDILEVVQKRRSIRLFSEKDIPDEILYNIVKYSLLAPSGRNLKPVELVVIKNKDTIKKIMKTREGAFSFLKTAPVCIVVTANQESGTWISDSSIVASYIQLLAVNFGLGSCWGHAHERYHDGKAVEEEIKTILGIPSNFGVLCVIGMGYPSEEKPFHTLEEVDKSRIHFEKW; encoded by the coding sequence TTGGATATTTTGGAGGTTGTTCAAAAAAGAAGGAGTATACGTTTATTCTCCGAAAAAGATATACCTGACGAAATATTATATAATATCGTAAAATATTCGCTTTTAGCACCAAGTGGCAGAAACTTGAAACCTGTTGAGCTTGTAGTTATAAAAAATAAAGATACAATAAAAAAGATTATGAAAACACGTGAAGGTGCATTCTCTTTTTTGAAAACTGCACCAGTATGCATAGTGGTGACAGCAAACCAAGAAAGTGGCACGTGGATATCAGATAGCTCTATCGTAGCTTCATATATCCAATTATTAGCTGTTAACTTTGGACTTGGTAGCTGCTGGGGACATGCTCACGAAAGATACCATGATGGAAAGGCAGTTGAAGAAGAAATTAAAACGATCCTCGGAATACCATCGAATTTTGGGGTGTTATGTGTAATTGGAATGGGCTATCCATCAGAAGAGAAGCCGTTCCACACATTGGAAGAAGTTGACAAAAGTAGAATACATTTTGAAAAGTGGTAA
- a CDS encoding DUF4438 domain-containing protein, with amino-acid sequence MRTNKDKVVKLSILVEVAHPIVRMPVVDGEGNSHYLPGVGGITYNFGLGDNAFDIHGDHIEPDISAKHSNKDLNPTCMALACIGNEAIVVSGDGKGMKGYVIGKHGGIDHILIWLPEKEKLVIGDKIQIKAYGQGLELVDYPKIKLFNIDPELFEKIPIQEKDSKLYVPVTAKVPAYLTGSGIGAGNPAATDYDMNTLDKDEVKKLGLNKVRIGDLIAIEDHYNGDGAGGYKLGAISIGVVVHSNCLKTGHGPGIVIIMTSKDGQIIPVINESSNIKNYLGI; translated from the coding sequence TTGAGGACAAACAAAGATAAAGTTGTCAAATTATCGATCCTTGTTGAAGTTGCACATCCTATTGTACGCATGCCAGTTGTTGATGGAGAAGGTAACTCGCATTATCTCCCAGGTGTTGGTGGAATAACCTACAACTTTGGTTTGGGTGATAACGCATTTGATATCCATGGAGACCATATCGAACCAGACATCAGTGCCAAACACAGCAATAAAGATCTCAACCCCACATGTATGGCATTAGCTTGCATTGGAAACGAAGCAATTGTGGTTTCTGGTGATGGTAAAGGTATGAAAGGATATGTTATCGGAAAGCATGGAGGTATAGATCATATACTCATCTGGTTACCAGAAAAAGAAAAACTAGTAATAGGAGACAAAATACAAATCAAAGCCTACGGACAAGGTTTGGAGTTAGTAGACTATCCAAAAATCAAGCTCTTTAACATCGATCCAGAATTATTTGAAAAAATACCAATTCAGGAAAAGGATAGTAAACTGTATGTACCTGTTACAGCAAAAGTTCCAGCCTATCTTACAGGTTCAGGGATTGGAGCAGGTAATCCAGCAGCAACAGATTACGACATGAACACACTTGATAAAGATGAAGTAAAGAAACTTGGATTAAATAAAGTTAGAATAGGTGATTTAATAGCAATTGAAGATCATTATAATGGTGACGGCGCAGGAGGTTATAAACTTGGTGCAATATCAATAGGTGTGGTAGTTCACTCTAACTGTCTTAAAACAGGACATGGACCTGGAATCGTGATAATAATGACTTCAAAAGATGGTCAAATAATACCGGTAATCAACGAATCAAGCAACATCAAAAATTACCTAGGGATATAG